gggagagggGTAGCTACAGTAGCCGAAATAAAAGTATTGAGGAAATGTCAAAGGTCTAAGCAGTAGGTCAcgaatcccccccctcccccctccccccctctctctctcttcctcttttcctcccctcccctccactcCCCTCTCcttgacccctcccccctctccatcccccccctccctctctgtttATCTCAGACAAACAACGTTTCAGAGTCGGACACAGATGCAGAGATCGATAATTCGACACGTTCATCGATAGATAATTCGATTAGTAGACATCTAATtcgatagacatatatatatatatatatatatatatatatatatatatatatatatatagatagatagatagatagatagatagatagatagatagatagatagatagataaattatatataaaaatcaGTAAATAGATAGTAAGAATATTTTCAGTCTCACACTCTCAAGACTCAGGCAAATgtgttgttacacacacacacacacacatacacacacacacacacacacacacacacacacacacacacacacacacacacatacacacacacacacacacaaaatggaaTAGTAAGGACaatgagacagtgagagagatccTAACGGGAGCTACAGATGGAAGGAGCTGAACCATAGAGAAAGTAAGTATACCATCAGAATGGATGGATTCCAAGTTGGGAGTCGAGTAACCCATCCTCCAGGTGAACCACCCAACGCCAAAGGACACTTAAATTATGAACACAATTtgggtaagtttagattcagAAAGATCTGGGTAAACACTGATTTATAAAGAGCTTTGCCATGAGGACCGCGTAAGAGGCCACGTAAGAGGCCGCGTAAGAGGCGTTGGGGGCCACTGAGCAGAGTCATGACTAATATGAGCTGCCATGTACAGGAGTGCCGTTTATTCTCGCGCCCTCCGGCAGGTTATCATGGGCGGGGGTCGCCGAGTGCTGCTGCCGAGCGACGTGTTGGACGTGGAGGAGAACAGCTACGGCTACCGCAAGGACGGCAAGAACCTCATCCAGGCGTGGCAAGACGACAAGGCTGGCCGGGGCGCGCGCGCCTCCTACGTCTGGAACAGAGACGACCTGCTGGCCCTTGACACCTCCAACACCGACTACCTCCTGGGTGAGTCCCGGCGCCTGTCCGCATCTTTTAGCTCTATTTCCTCTATTTACCCCCATTTTTGTATCTTATTTCACCATCATTATCTATTTACCCCCATTTTTGTATCTTATTTCACCATCATTATCCCTTATTTCTTCTTTCTTGTCAAACCATCGCATCTCTAGTTTCCACGTAGTTTATCATTTCTTTTCTTATCTCCGGTTTGACCATTCTCATTCCTcatctggtgggtgtgttccCCGGCCATGTTTATGAGGCGTGTCCTTGTGTGGTGCTGCAGGAGTGTTCGGGTACAGCCACATGGACTACGTGGTGGAGCGGGACAGTGCTATGGACCCCAGCCTCCCAGAGATGACCAAGGCGGCGCTGGAGGTTCTTCAGAGAGACTCCAACGGCTACTTCCTCCTCGTCGAAGGTGAGGCCCGTCACGCCACGCTTCAGCTTTGTGGCTGTCGACGGTGGAAACGCGTATAAAATTATATACCTTAACTTTAACAAGGCCTTTAatacacacagatatcacaatagcgtgatgcatcgatgaacaaatccacaaggaccgtgacgaggattcgaacctacatcttAGAGCATTCCTGCTCTCTCTGGAGCTGAGAGCATTCCAGAATGCTCtcagacataggttcgaatcctcgtcacggcccttgtggatttgttcaaggccTTTAATAGTTTGCCTCAGCGAGACTGATTAAAGAGCAAATCTAATAATGTTTTGGACTAAACTAAAATAGGGCTGGAGATTAGTTCAGATGATGACTCAAAACTGCTTCAGGACGACTTAGTACACATTTAAACTGGACGAATAATTGACAGATACAGTTTACTGCTAACATATGTTGGGTTATGAGTGCGGGAAGTGTTATATGTTACCAGATATTAGCTAGAGAGTTGCGTCGCGGGTGCTAACTGAATGACAGACAGTAAATTGTACTCAAAAACTAAAACAAATGCAACAAGACAGTCCGACAAGGTCTCCAGGCACATAACGCATACTTGATTCAGCGATTTACCACCTGAGCCACCTCTTTCCCCGCACGCCAGGAGGACTGATCGACCTGGGTCACCACGGCAACAAGGCGCAGAAGGCACTGAAGGAGACGGTGGAGATGGAGGAGGCGGTGGCCATGGCGAAGGCCATGACCAGCGCGGAGGACACCCTCATCGTGGTGACGGCCGACCACGGCCACTCCCTCACCATCAACGGCTACCCCTCCAGGCACACAGACATCCTAGGTGAGCCTTTTCATATTGCCTCCCCCTTCCTTCTTCCCATGCTTAGTCCTTCCAGGATAAACACCTAGATCATCACAATGTTTCTTTTCCTGAAGAACATTTTACCCTTCAAGAGCCAGTGTACCACTCCAGAGGCCGCTTTTCTCTTCAGGAACTGCTGCCTCTACCAAAGATCCTTGATCTTCCGTTTTTGTATTGTTTAAAAACAGATTTCCCTTCATTATCCGGGTTTTCTTGCAAGAATCGCTGTGTTCCAGAATCTATTTTCCTTTCCTTTCAAGAACCTATTTTCTTCAAGAGCTCCTTCCAATTAAAAGCCACTTTCTCCTAAGGAGCCCCTTTCCCTTTAAGAAACTATTCCCTTCAGGACCGCTCTTGTTTAAAGAATCATTCTTCATTAAATTGTCTTCGTTGTTCAAGTGCCTCTTTTCCCTGCGAGGAAGCCCTTACACCAAGAAGACTTTCCTAGCAAGAACTTATACGGCCCAAAAACTCCTTTCCCAAAACACCAAAGTTATTAATATCATTGATGTTATGTTTGTATTTCAGTTATGAGCGTTTTCACTACTTCTAAATGAACTTTATATCAAAATTATAATAACTAGTATATTGATTATCATGAATATAATAACAAATAATTACCAGACATAGTTAATTAtcgtattattaatattaataacaaaattaattcCGTCTGAATAATATTAACACTatttgcaataataataataatagtggtAGCTATAATTAATTTATTCTGTGATGAAACTTGCTATATACCTCCTatatatgctctctctctctctctctctctctctctctctctctctctctctctctctctctctctctctctctctctctctctctctctctctctctcacgaagCGTGTGTTACAGGTATAGGAGACATCAGCAGCGAGGACTTCCTGCCCTACACCACCCTCCTATACGGCAATGGTCCGGGCTTCCAGCCTCAGGTCAACGGCCACAGAAAAGACGTCTCCAGTGATGACCTCAGTGAGTGGTTACGGGGGAggctgtgtggtggggggtggagccgggtgtgtgtgtgtgtagtgggggtggagcctggtgtgtgtgtgtggtgggtggagcctggtgtgttgtgggtggagcctggtgtgtgtgtgtgtggtgggtggagcctggtgtgtgtgtgtggtgggtggagcctggtgtgtgtgtgtggtgggtggagcctggtgtgtgtgtgtggtgggtggagcctggtgtgtgtgtgtggtgggtggagcctggtgtgtgtgtgtggtgggtggagcctggtgtgtgtgtgtgtgtggtgggtggagcctggtgtgtgtgtgtggtgggtggagcctggtgtgtgtgtgtggtgggtggagcctggtgtgtgtgtgtgtgtggtgggtggagcctggtgtgtgtgtgtggtgggtggagcctggtgtgtgtgtgtggtgggtggagcctggtgtgtgtgtgtggtgggtggagcctggtgtgtgtgtgtggtgggtggagcctggtgtgtgtgtgtgtggtgggtggagcctggtgtgtgtgtgtggtgggtggagcctggtgtgtgtgtgtggtgggtggagcctggtgtgtgtgtgtggtgggtggagcctggtgtgtgtgtgtggtgggtggagcctggtgtgtgtgtgtggtgggtggagcctggtgtgtgtgtgtggtgggtggagcctggtgtgtgtgtgtggtgggtggagcctggtgtgtgtgtgtggtgggtggagcctggtgtgtgtgtgtggtgggtggagcctggtgtgtgtgtgtggtgggtggagcctggtgtgtgtgtgtggtgggtggagcctggtgtgtgtgtgtggtgggtggagcctggtgtgtgtgtgtggtgggtggagcctggtgtgtgtgtgtggtgggtggagcctggtgtgtgtgtgtggtgggtggagcctggtgtgtgtggtgggggtggagcctggtgtgtgtgtgtggtgggtggagcctggtgtgtgtgtgtggtgggtggagcctggtgtgtgtgtgtggtgggtggagcctggtgtgtgtgtggtgggtggagcctggtgtgtgtgtgtggtgggtggagcctggtgtgtgtgtgtggtgggtggagcctggtgtgtgtgtgtggtgggtggagcctGGTGTGTGAGGTTTGGGGGcccgttttttattattattattttctaccacagacgtcgctagacatttacaatgctaaccagcatatatacattttcttctgtcctccatggacagggtgagagatctgttaaacatatagttcagggaatttattgaacagtcaaccacagaaggtgattgtagtgcttttaaaatgctaagctaacctacatacgtaaatacattagatacacagatttacgtatgccctacataaagtgttcgatgtgtcttttacatagtgtcattaatgtgcatttacaaaggtgaaatgtaattctgatcagcttccacatatactttatacacatacagacATATACATATGCACATATATATTATGCACATACATAATGTGCATATACATatttaggcgggaccaaagagccagagctcaacccccgcaaacacaactaggtgagtacacatatacatatatacatacacatatacacacacatacatgcacatacatttatggctctcctactctgagagggtaagatagctgatagagaaactagtgttattaagcacttaaccactgaaggtgattaataacatcaccttcagtgatgttATTAatcataacatcataataacatgATTATTAATTAAagtaataatcactttaatgtgcGCTCGCGCCCCGTGAAAAAAATAGAGCATTGTGCACGCGGCGTTTTGGGCTCTTGAGCGTAAACACCAAAAAGTGTGTAAccttttcactctcctgacaccaattctcgagctacgtatttcattttggtgtcaatgtgttggcaataaaattctctacaagatcatatgtataacatgtcaccaaagcattagctatcccaccacgaaataaataaaacGTAGATCCCTCGCCGTGacgcccaaacagcaacaaaatgttcatactcttttgtttgttctcagctccacattagtcctacagcgttatattttatatcactgaactcgcaataaaattccctactcaGACATATGCatgtaaatgtagaatcatgatcgcggcccacaccaagagtgtgtgaattgggcgattaccctcgttgtgtcaccaactcaatagtctctcctctaagttacaatacaatgccgttttctcaaataggccatgtgcctattagagaaaacggaaatttaatggcaaacattttcatactaaccccaagtcgatcgaataagaattggattttatatgtttttttttagatCAGCCGGCTATTTACGGCGCGGTTGCGGAACCCGTTAGCCAAGTGGGCCGTATATTTACATTTACGGTCCGGTTGCGTTAAAGTGTtttagatgcttttacaagctcaggttatatagctaCATGGAGCCGGGTGTGAGGTTAAGGGGGGGGGAGCCGGGAGTGGGGTTATGTACCCATTTGTTACCGCCtcagccggggatcgatccccggaccctagggctacgaatcccgagcgctgtccgctcCGTACAATAACCAGCACAATAACCTAAAGTGAAAATTGCTCCGTCTCCTCAGACGATGTGAACTACCGGCACGCCTCCACCATACCTCTAGACTCTGCCGCCCACTCCGGGGACGACGTCGCCCTGTACGCCACGGGGCCCCACGCCCACCTCTTCACGGGAGTCCACGAGCAGAGCTACATCCCCCACGCCCTCGCCTACGCTGCTTGCGTCGGGGACGGCCTCACCTTCTGCGGCAGCAACCGCTTCAGGAGGAACCACGCGCAGCAGCAGAGCAGCCGGGGCAAGGCAAGATGGCGGTCGCACGGATGATCCTCATTGGTCGGAGAGATTGTGGGAGTATCCCTCATTGGTCACAAAACACTGAGTTGGGAGGGTGGTGATTGGTCGGGGAGAGACCCATGAGTGGTTAGGA
Above is a window of Procambarus clarkii isolate CNS0578487 chromosome 11, FALCON_Pclarkii_2.0, whole genome shotgun sequence DNA encoding:
- the LOC123758335 gene encoding alkaline phosphatase, whose translation is MKAVKCLVLLVLLAAPLVLSDVRKRPKKDKERAGDEDFHKSRKLQYKKAKKGSSYDKVPFIDKEDQVYWRQKAQKALEEQLRVRPQVAQAKNVILFLGDGMSVATVTAARIMKGQRTGKWEHEDLAWETFPYSAIIKTYTADSQVADSAASATAYLCGVKNNRGTIGVDVNVDRENCTAQQDAAYHTHSIAKWFQDAGKSTGFVTTTRVTHATPAGVYAHVADREWEDDHEVTNDGLDADMCDDIAEQLVLNDPGRNFKVIMGGGRRVLLPSDVLDVEENSYGYRKDGKNLIQAWQDDKAGRGARASYVWNRDDLLALDTSNTDYLLGVFGYSHMDYVVERDSAMDPSLPEMTKAALEVLQRDSNGYFLLVEGGLIDLGHHGNKAQKALKETVEMEEAVAMAKAMTSAEDTLIVVTADHGHSLTINGYPSRHTDILGIGDISSEDFLPYTTLLYGNGPGFQPQVNGHRKDVSSDDLNDVNYRHASTIPLDSAAHSGDDVALYATGPHAHLFTGVHEQSYIPHALAYAACVGDGLTFCGSNRFRRNHAQQQSSRGKARWRSHG